A DNA window from Vigna angularis cultivar LongXiaoDou No.4 chromosome 1, ASM1680809v1, whole genome shotgun sequence contains the following coding sequences:
- the LOC108326084 gene encoding uncharacterized protein LOC108326084 produces MSYNTAKAISDYLKEEYAGDERIRSMQVLNLMREFELQRMKESDTIKEYSNTLLGIANKVRLLGTAFSDSRIVEKILVSVPERYEASIATLENTKDLSKITLAEVMHALQAQEQRRLMRQEGSVEGAFQVQFQSNGNKQKKKQNNDSKPGRLNKINKSNDNQVFPPCPHCKKTNHPQKRC; encoded by the coding sequence ATGTCTTACAACACAGCAAAAGCAATTTCGGATTACTTGAAGGAAGAATATGCAGGAGATGAGAGGATTAGAAGCATGCAAGTATTGAATTTAATGAGAGAATTTGAGCTGCAGCGAATGAAAGAATCAGACACCATAAAAGAGTACTCAAATACGTTGCTTGGCATTGCCAACAAAGTACGATTGCTGGGCACCGCTTTTTCTGATTCAAGAATTGTTGAAAAAATTCTTGTATCAGTACCAGAGAGATATGAAGCTTCTATAGCTACCTTGGAGAACACAAAGGATCTATCTAAGATCACTTTGGCAGAGGTGATGCATGCCTTACAGGCCCAAGAGCAAAGAAGACTTATGAGGCAAGAAGGATCTGTGGAGGGTGCTTTTCAAGTCCAATTCCAGAGCAATGgcaacaaacaaaaaaagaagCAGAACAATGACTCCAAACCTGGAAGATTAAACAAGATCAACAAGAGTAATGATAATCAGGTTTTTCCACCTTGTCCTCATTGTAAAAAAACCAATCATCCACAAAAAAGGTGCTGA
- the LOC108334906 gene encoding probable polyamine transporter At3g13620 yields the protein MEDSLQSSTPTSQEHLLDHREGAEREQQGANTKSHKKLALLPLVFLIYFEVAGGPYGEEPAVGAAGPLIAILGFVVFPFIWSIPEALLTAELATTFPGNGGFVIWANEAFGPFWGSLMGFWKFYSGVINLASYPVLCIDYLKLVIPALSSGSPRFVSIILSTCTLSFLNYSGLAIVGYTAVALGIVSLLPFVLLSFFSLPKIDPSRWLSWGQEGVERDWTLYFNTIFWNLNFWDSASTLAGEVEEPHRTFPKALLSAGLLTCLGYIVPLLAATGAMPLDQKSWVGGYFADVAEIIAGKWLKFWMEIGAVLSIIGLFEAQLSSAAFQLLGMADLGFLPKIFGERSRWFNTPWMAILVSTVIALSVCFFSFTDIISTVNFLYSLGMLLEFAAFLRLRRKFPALKRPFEVPLGFFGLVLMCLIPSVLLVYVMSVASKIVYVTSFFLTFLGIALYYFMNVCKSRKWLEFSLVRDKLDEDDYVL from the coding sequence ATGGAGGATTCCCTCCAATCTTCAACTCCAACTTCTCAGGAACATCTTTTAGACCACAGAGAAGGGGCAGAGAGAGAGCAACAAGGCGCCAACACCAAGTCACACAAGAAGCTAGCTCTTCTCCCTCTAGTTTTTCTCATCTATTTTGAAGTTGCTGGAGGCCCCTATGGTGAAGAGCCTGCTGTAGGGGCTGCAGGTCCCCTCATTGCAATCCTTGGCTTTGTGGTTTTCCCCTTCATCTGGAGCATCCCCGAGGCCCTCCTCACTGCAGAATTGGCCACAACCTTCCCTGGTAATGGTGGGTTTGTCATATGGGCTAATGAAGCCTTTGGTCCCTTTTGGGGTTCCCTCATGGGCTTCTGGAAGTTCTACAGTGGGGTTATCAACTTAGCCTCATACCCAGTTCTCTGCATAGATTATCTCAAACTAGTGATCCCGGCTCTGTCTTCTGGTTCACCCCGCTTTGTGTCCATAATCCTCTCCACTTGTACGTTGTCTTTTCTCAACTATTCTGGTTTGGCTATAGTGGGTTATACTGCAGTTGCTTTGGGGATTGTTTCCCTCTTGCCTTTTGTGttactctctttcttttccttgCCCAAGATTGATCCCAGCAGATGGCTAAGTTGGGGTCAGGAGGGTGTGGAGAGGGACTGGACACTCTACTTCAACACCATCTTTTGGAATTTGAACTTTTGGGACAGTGCCAGTACTCTAGCTGGTGAAGTTGAGGAGCCTCATAGAACATTCCCAAAGGCTCTGTTATCTGCAGGGTTGCTTACTTGTTTGGGTTACATTGTTCCCTTGTTGGCTGCCACAGGAGCTATGCCACTTGACCAAAAAAGTTGGGTTGGAGGGTATTTTGCAGATGTGGCTGAGATCATTGCTGGGAAATGGTTGAAATTTTGGATGGAAATCGGTGCTGTTTTGTCAATAATTGGACTGTTTGAAGCTCAACTCAGCAGTGCTGCATTCCAGCTTCTGGGTATGGCTGATTTGGGATTCTTACCAAAAATTTTTGGAGAAAGGTCAAGGTGGTTTAACACTCCTTGGATGGCTATTTTGGTCTCAACGGTTATAGCACTCTCCGTGTGTTTCTTCTCCTTCACAGATATCATATCTACTGTGAATTTCTTGTACAGTTTGGGAATGCTTTTGGAGTTTGCTGCTTTCCTAAGGTTGAGGAGGAAATTCCCAGCTTTGAAAAGACCATTTGAGGTTCCGTTGGGGTTCTTTGGTTTGGTCCTAATGTGTTTGATACCATCTGTGCTTCTGGTGTATGTCATGAGTGTGGCTTCAAAAATTGTGTATGTGACTAGTTTCTTCTTGACCTTTCTTGGGATTGCTTTATATTATTTCATGAATGTTTGTAAGTCTAGGAAGTGGCTTGAATTCAGCCTTGTTAGAGATAAATTGGATGAAGATGATTATGTGTTGTAG